AATAGATACCATTATCAGCGTTTGTAGAAAGGAATGTGGGCATTTTGACGATTGGATTAGTTCTTGAAGGTGGCGGTATGCGAGCCTTGTTTACCGCAGGAGTTTTAGATGTCTTTTTATCAGAAGGCATTCAGGTTGACCAGATTGTCGGGGTTTCAGCAGGTGCTCTTTACGGCGTTAATTACCCTTCTCAACAAAAAGGGCGCGCCCTGCGCTATAACAAAAAATATATCCAAGATAAGCGCTATCTTAGTCTTGGTAATTGGCTGAAGACCGGTAATATAGTATCCACAGATTTTGCCTACCACCAAGTGCCCTTTGAACTCGATCCCTTTGACGAAGAAACTTATGAAGCCAGTTCTAGCGATTTTTATGCGGTGGTTACCAATGTCGAAAGTGGTCAGGCTGAATATCTCTTAGTTCAAAATGCTGAAGAGCAAATTGATATCTTAAGGGCCAGTGGTTCGATGCCCTTTGTTTCAAAAATTGTTCCAATTGACGGTAAACAGTATTTAGATGGTGGGATTGCGGACTCTATCCCCTACCGCTTCATGCAGTCTTTGGGCGTGGACCGTTTGATCATCGTCTTAACCCAACCCTACGGCTACCGCAAGGCAGACAAGAATAATTTCCTTGCTAAAGCGGTCTATGGTAAAAATTATCCTCAGCTGGTGGAAACGATTGAGCAGAGAACCTCTATGTACAATCAAGAAGTCACTGGCGTGGAAGCATTAGCCAAGAAGAACCAGGCTTTTGTCCTCCAACCTGCCCATCCCCTAGAAGTCAAGCGACTAGAGCGTGATCCTGAACGCTTACAAGCCACCTACGACCACGGTGTTGAAGTCGCCAAAAATCAAATAGACAGCTTAAAGCATTATCTCCATTAACTAAAAAAGCATGACAAGCTTTGAATCTCAAATCATTGAGAGATTAAGCCTGTCCATGCTTTTTAATTTCCTATATTACGATTATTCTAGTCCTATTCATGGGCCGTTAGGAAGACCGTCAATAAGATAAAGGCCATACCTAAGTAATCGATCCAGACGAAACTTTCACCTAGGATCATAACAGATAATATCGTTGCCGTTAAAGGCTCCACCGACCCAATCAGGGAAGCTGCCAAGGGTCCGATAAAGGTCACACTGGAAAGATAAAAGATATAAGGAACAATGGTCCCTACAATAATGGTTAAGGTAAACCAAGCTAAAAAGTGGAGGGAAAGTTCTGGTGGGGCTAGACGCTCAATATTGAAAAAGATAAGGAAAATCCCGCCAAACAACATCCCAATTCCAGTAACCGGTAGAGAACCGTAGTGCTCGATTACCCGCAAAGGTAAGATATTATAGAGCGCTAAGCCAAAAGCTGACATCAAGCCCCAGAAGAAGGCTTCAGTCGATAAAACAAAGTGGCCCAATTGACCATGGGTAACCAAGAGGAAGACCCCAATAATAGTGAATAAGAGGGCCACAATTTCCCTTCTAATCGGCCAACGGCGCCCGACCAAGCAATAATAAACCAATAGAAAAATAGGCCCGATAAATTGGAGAATGGTCGCCATCCCCGAATTACTATAGTGAATGGTCATTAAATAAGAAAATTGATTAAAGACAATCCCACATATCCCAAAGATTGCGATTTGTAAAAGAGACCTTTTATCTTGTTTTAACTTTTCTATGGGTAACTTCTTCTTATAAGCCAGGAAAAGAAAAATCGAGATTCCTGCTGTTAACATCCGGTACATGGTCAGCTGCAAGGGTAACATGTTATAAGTCTGCATCAGGTGCTGACTCAATACCCCCCCTAGCCCCCAAGAACTACAGGCTAAAATCGTGGTAATAATTGCTCGTTTTCTAATCCCGCTCTTAATATGCATAAATAACCTCTCATCTTTATTAATTAAGTTGTTTAATAGTAATAAAAACTATTATTAATTAACCTAAGTAA
The nucleotide sequence above comes from Aerococcus urinae. Encoded proteins:
- a CDS encoding DMT family transporter, which encodes MHIKSGIRKRAIITTILACSSWGLGGVLSQHLMQTYNMLPLQLTMYRMLTAGISIFLFLAYKKKLPIEKLKQDKRSLLQIAIFGICGIVFNQFSYLMTIHYSNSGMATILQFIGPIFLLVYYCLVGRRWPIRREIVALLFTIIGVFLLVTHGQLGHFVLSTEAFFWGLMSAFGLALYNILPLRVIEHYGSLPVTGIGMLFGGIFLIFFNIERLAPPELSLHFLAWFTLTIIVGTIVPYIFYLSSVTFIGPLAASLIGSVEPLTATILSVMILGESFVWIDYLGMAFILLTVFLTAHE
- a CDS encoding patatin-like phospholipase family protein, whose amino-acid sequence is MTIGLVLEGGGMRALFTAGVLDVFLSEGIQVDQIVGVSAGALYGVNYPSQQKGRALRYNKKYIQDKRYLSLGNWLKTGNIVSTDFAYHQVPFELDPFDEETYEASSSDFYAVVTNVESGQAEYLLVQNAEEQIDILRASGSMPFVSKIVPIDGKQYLDGGIADSIPYRFMQSLGVDRLIIVLTQPYGYRKADKNNFLAKAVYGKNYPQLVETIEQRTSMYNQEVTGVEALAKKNQAFVLQPAHPLEVKRLERDPERLQATYDHGVEVAKNQIDSLKHYLH